Proteins from a single region of Cupriavidus sp. MP-37:
- a CDS encoding thiamine pyrophosphate-binding protein, whose product MPNQQPYEQQQVTVGCAITAFLEQCGVKAAFGVISIHNMPILDAMGERGKIRFVPARGEAGGTNMADAYARTTGGLGVCLTSTGTAAGNAAGAMVEALTAGTPMLHITGQIETPYLDQSLAYIHEAPDQLTMLKAVSKTAFRIRSADTALSTIKLAVQTALTAPTGPVSVEIPIDIQAALIDMPVDLQPLPVPQHVPSAHALDALAERLVKARRPLLWLGGGARHASKQVQRLLELGFGVVTSTQGRGIVPEDDPRSLGAFNLHKPVEAFYQTCDAMLVVGSRLRGNETLKYELKLPRPLLRIDADPAAEGRCYMSDYFVSGDAALALDALADRLERRMQIDPAFAADLRRAHDTAVNSLVDGLGPYSALVQALQEAVGRNFNWVRDVTVSNSTWGNRQLRIFDSRAGVHALGGGIGQGLAMGIGAAIGAAATGSGKKTFTLAGDGGFILNLGELATAVQERADMVIVLMNDKGYGVIKNIQDAQYGGRRHYVDLHTPDYATLAKSLSLRHARVSNLAEVGAALDAARAESGPFLLEIDMLSIGSFKTIFAGPPVNQDNEEPAREQTTVTA is encoded by the coding sequence ATGCCTAATCAACAACCGTACGAACAACAGCAGGTCACGGTCGGCTGCGCCATCACGGCGTTTCTCGAGCAGTGCGGCGTCAAGGCCGCCTTTGGCGTGATCTCGATCCACAACATGCCGATCCTCGACGCCATGGGCGAGCGCGGCAAGATCCGCTTCGTGCCGGCGCGCGGCGAAGCGGGCGGCACCAACATGGCCGACGCCTATGCCCGCACCACCGGCGGCCTGGGCGTGTGCCTGACCAGCACCGGCACCGCCGCCGGCAACGCCGCCGGCGCCATGGTCGAAGCGCTGACCGCCGGCACGCCGATGCTGCATATCACCGGCCAGATCGAGACCCCGTACCTGGACCAGAGCCTGGCCTACATCCACGAAGCGCCGGACCAGCTGACCATGCTCAAGGCCGTGTCCAAAACCGCGTTCCGCATCCGCAGCGCCGACACCGCGCTCAGCACCATCAAGCTGGCGGTGCAGACCGCGCTGACGGCGCCGACCGGCCCGGTCAGCGTGGAGATCCCCATCGACATCCAGGCCGCGCTGATCGACATGCCGGTGGACCTGCAGCCGCTGCCGGTGCCGCAGCATGTGCCGTCGGCGCATGCGCTGGACGCGCTGGCCGAGCGCCTGGTGAAGGCCAGGCGCCCGCTGCTGTGGCTGGGCGGCGGCGCGCGCCATGCCAGCAAGCAGGTGCAGCGACTGCTGGAGCTGGGCTTCGGCGTGGTCACCAGCACCCAGGGCCGCGGCATCGTGCCCGAGGACGATCCGCGCTCGCTGGGCGCGTTCAACTTGCACAAGCCGGTCGAGGCCTTCTACCAGACCTGCGATGCGATGCTGGTGGTGGGCTCGCGCCTGCGCGGCAATGAAACCCTGAAGTACGAGCTGAAGCTGCCGCGCCCGCTGCTGCGCATCGACGCCGATCCGGCCGCCGAAGGCCGCTGCTACATGAGCGACTACTTTGTCAGCGGCGACGCCGCGCTGGCGCTGGACGCGCTGGCCGACCGGCTCGAGCGGCGCATGCAGATCGACCCGGCTTTCGCCGCCGACCTGCGCCGCGCGCACGACACCGCGGTCAACAGCCTGGTCGACGGCCTGGGCCCGTACTCGGCGCTGGTGCAGGCGTTGCAGGAGGCGGTCGGCCGCAACTTCAACTGGGTGCGCGACGTGACCGTGTCGAACAGCACCTGGGGCAACCGCCAGCTGCGCATCTTCGACTCGCGTGCCGGCGTGCATGCGCTGGGCGGCGGCATCGGCCAGGGCCTGGCGATGGGCATCGGCGCCGCGATCGGCGCCGCGGCCACCGGCTCGGGCAAGAAGACCTTCACGCTGGCCGGCGACGGCGGCTTTATCCTGAACCTCGGTGAGCTGGCGACCGCGGTGCAGGAGCGCGCCGACATGGTGATCGTGCTGATGAACGACAAGGGCTACGGCGTGATCAAGAACATCCAGGACGCGCAGTACGGCGGCCGCCGCCACTATGTGGACCTGCATACGCCGGATTACGCCACGCTGGCGAAGTCGCTGTCGCTGCGCCACGCGCGCGTCAGCAACCTGGCCGAGGTCGGCGCCGCGCTCGACGCGGCCAGGGCCGAGTCCGGCCCGTTCCTGCTGGAAATCGACATGCTGTCGATCGGCTCCTTCAAGACCATCTTCGCCGGCCCGCCGGTGAACCAGGACAACGAAGAGCCGGCGCGCGAACAAACCACTGTCACCGCCTGA
- a CDS encoding SDR family oxidoreductase — MSMIDLDGKVAVVTGGSSGIGLATVELLLEAGAAVALCGRDQARLRSAEAQLREQFPGCRLYAAPCDVLRPEQVAAFATEVQATLGNVDMLVNNAGQGRVSTFANTEDAAWMDELQLKFFSVIHPTRAFLPQLEKSGQGAIVCVNSLLAQQPEPHMVATSAARAGVLNLVRSMATEFAPKGVRVNGILIGLVESGQWRRRFDARPEEDRHLDWAAWTARLARQKHIPLGRLGLPVEAARAILFLASPLSSYTTGSHIDISGGHSRHA; from the coding sequence ATGTCCATGATTGATCTCGACGGCAAGGTTGCCGTCGTTACCGGCGGGTCCTCCGGCATCGGGCTGGCGACCGTCGAACTGCTGCTCGAGGCGGGCGCCGCCGTCGCCCTGTGCGGCCGCGACCAAGCCCGCCTGCGCAGCGCCGAAGCGCAGCTGCGCGAGCAATTCCCCGGGTGCCGGCTTTATGCCGCCCCCTGCGACGTGCTCAGGCCGGAGCAGGTCGCCGCCTTTGCCACCGAGGTGCAGGCCACGCTGGGCAACGTCGACATGCTGGTCAACAACGCCGGCCAGGGCCGCGTGTCCACCTTCGCCAATACCGAGGACGCGGCCTGGATGGACGAGCTGCAGCTCAAGTTCTTCTCGGTGATCCACCCGACGCGCGCGTTCCTGCCGCAGCTCGAAAAGTCAGGGCAGGGCGCCATCGTCTGCGTCAACTCGCTGCTGGCGCAGCAGCCCGAGCCGCACATGGTGGCAACCTCCGCCGCGCGCGCCGGCGTGCTCAACCTGGTGCGCTCGATGGCGACCGAGTTCGCGCCCAAGGGCGTGCGCGTCAACGGCATCCTGATCGGGCTGGTCGAGTCGGGCCAGTGGCGCCGCCGCTTCGACGCCCGCCCCGAAGAAGACCGCCACCTGGACTGGGCCGCGTGGACCGCGCGCCTGGCCCGGCAGAAGCACATTCCCCTTGGCCGCCTGGGCCTGCCCGTCGAGGCAGCCCGCGCCATCCTGTTCCTTGCCTCGCCGTTGTCTTCGTACACCACGGGCAGCCATATCGATATCTCCGGAGGACACTCCCGTCATGCCTAA
- a CDS encoding IclR family transcriptional regulator, which produces MSTHAIPTTPAANETPDKYIVPGLERGLRLLGEFSNKDRTMSAAELARRLKVPRSTVFRLLATLEMLGFVERADGGRDFRLGMAVLRLGFEYLASLELTELGRPLLERLRDEIGYPTNLVVRDGRSIVYVAKAVSPRPFASSVNVGTRLPAHATVLGRVLLEDLSLAELRALYPEAQLEVFSDSTPRTADALFAIVQRDRERGYVLQEGFFESSISTIAAPVRDRTGKVVAALGATIPAAHIDPEQLDAMVEKVRDSAGELSRLLDYRPSLHSAGKVVNLYRE; this is translated from the coding sequence ATGAGCACCCACGCCATCCCGACGACGCCCGCCGCCAACGAAACCCCGGACAAGTACATCGTCCCGGGGCTGGAGCGCGGCCTGCGCCTGCTCGGCGAGTTCAGCAACAAGGACCGCACCATGTCGGCCGCGGAACTGGCGCGCCGCCTGAAGGTGCCGCGCTCCACCGTGTTCCGCCTGCTGGCGACGCTGGAAATGCTGGGCTTCGTCGAGCGCGCCGACGGCGGCCGCGATTTCCGGCTGGGCATGGCGGTGCTGCGGCTCGGCTTCGAGTACCTGGCGTCGCTGGAGCTGACCGAGCTGGGCCGCCCGCTGCTGGAGCGGCTGCGCGACGAGATCGGCTACCCGACCAACCTGGTGGTGCGCGACGGCCGTTCGATCGTCTACGTGGCCAAGGCGGTGTCGCCGCGGCCGTTCGCCAGCTCGGTCAATGTCGGCACGCGCCTGCCGGCGCATGCCACGGTGCTGGGGCGCGTGCTGCTGGAAGACCTGTCGCTGGCGGAATTGCGCGCGCTGTATCCGGAGGCGCAGCTCGAAGTGTTCTCCGACAGCACGCCGCGCACGGCCGATGCGCTGTTCGCCATCGTCCAGCGCGACCGCGAGCGCGGCTACGTGCTGCAGGAAGGCTTTTTCGAATCGAGCATCTCGACCATCGCGGCGCCGGTGCGCGACCGCACCGGCAAGGTGGTGGCAGCGCTGGGCGCGACCATCCCCGCCGCGCATATCGATCCCGAGCAGCTGGACGCGATGGTGGAGAAAGTCAGGGATAGCGCGGGCGAGCTGTCGCGCCTGCTCGACTACCGGCCGTCGCTGCACAGCGCCGGCAAGGTGGTGAATCTGTATCGGGAGTGA
- a CDS encoding cupin domain-containing protein, which produces MSDLSQQQNIKRSWDQPEGASFDQWMESRVARFATRKYDWDALKFQADYDPKYRRAQMRYLGTGGTGVAADTNTVPSEHFTFSTMVIPAGHEGPSHLHTDVEEVFFILRGKVKLILEKDGERFETILTERDLVSVPPGVYREEINIGDEDVLMCVMLGAKKPITPTYPPEHPLAKIKR; this is translated from the coding sequence ATGAGCGATCTTTCCCAACAGCAAAACATCAAGCGTTCCTGGGACCAGCCGGAGGGCGCCTCGTTCGACCAGTGGATGGAAAGCCGCGTCGCGCGCTTTGCCACGCGCAAGTACGACTGGGACGCGCTGAAGTTCCAGGCCGACTACGACCCCAAGTACCGCCGCGCGCAGATGCGCTACCTGGGCACCGGCGGCACCGGCGTGGCCGCCGACACCAACACCGTGCCGAGCGAGCACTTCACTTTTTCCACCATGGTCATTCCGGCCGGCCATGAAGGCCCGTCGCATCTGCACACCGACGTGGAAGAGGTGTTCTTCATCCTGCGCGGCAAGGTCAAGCTGATCCTGGAAAAGGACGGCGAGCGCTTCGAGACCATCCTGACCGAGCGCGACCTGGTGTCGGTGCCGCCGGGCGTGTACCGCGAGGAAATCAACATCGGCGACGAGGACGTCCTGATGTGCGTGATGCTCGGCGCCAAGAAGCCGATCACGCCGACCTACCCGCCCGAGCACCCGCTGGCGAAGATCAAGCGCTGA
- a CDS encoding SDR family oxidoreductase: MPEAIEHNTLLAGRKVLVTGAARGLGLAFARSLAEAGAAVAMADILAERLQQEADALRAHGLKVVPVTLDLSDPASVQACADAAVKALGGLDGLVNNAAVTDSGGRDAGAIDIATWDRVMNVNVRGTWLMTTACLPALRASGRGAVVNLASDTPLWGAPNLLAYVASKSAIIGMTRSLARELGKDQITVNAVAPGLTLVEATEYVPQHRHDLYREQRAIPREQLPDDVCGAVLFALSDLARFVTGQTLAVNGGFVMH, from the coding sequence ATGCCTGAGGCCATCGAGCACAACACGCTGCTGGCCGGCCGCAAGGTGCTGGTCACCGGTGCCGCGCGCGGCCTGGGCCTGGCCTTCGCCAGGTCGCTGGCCGAAGCCGGCGCCGCCGTGGCCATGGCCGACATCCTGGCCGAGCGCCTGCAGCAGGAAGCCGATGCATTGCGCGCCCACGGCCTGAAGGTGGTGCCGGTCACGCTGGACCTGTCGGATCCGGCCTCGGTGCAGGCCTGCGCCGACGCCGCGGTGAAGGCCCTGGGCGGCCTCGACGGCCTGGTCAACAACGCCGCCGTGACCGACTCGGGCGGCCGCGACGCAGGCGCCATCGACATCGCCACCTGGGACCGCGTGATGAACGTCAACGTGCGCGGCACCTGGCTGATGACCACGGCCTGCCTGCCGGCGCTGCGTGCCAGCGGCCGCGGCGCGGTGGTCAACCTGGCCTCGGACACGCCGCTATGGGGCGCGCCCAACCTGCTGGCCTACGTCGCCAGCAAGAGCGCCATCATCGGCATGACCCGTTCGCTGGCGCGCGAACTCGGCAAGGACCAGATCACGGTGAACGCGGTGGCACCGGGCCTGACGCTGGTCGAGGCGACCGAATACGTGCCCCAGCACCGGCACGACCTCTACCGCGAGCAGCGCGCGATCCCGCGCGAGCAGCTGCCCGACGATGTCTGCGGCGCGGTGCTGTTCGCCCTGTCCGACCTTGCCCGTTTCGTCACCGGCCAGACCCTGGCGGTCAACGGCGGCTTTGTCATGCATTGA
- a CDS encoding aromatic ring-hydroxylating dioxygenase subunit alpha: MESNKQARAEARLNTGLRNYWYPVAASWAVSRAPIGITRLSQNIVLWRDGAGQVHALEDRCPHRGARLSMGWNLGDRVACWYHGVEVGGDGQVKSVPAVESCPLEGRTCVRSYPVQEQAGAIFLWFGDQAPQGEGSPDELRLPEELVSDEHSHFLCVAHWDCNYRYAIDNVMDPMHGAYLHAVSHSMASGEKSAVMQIRETEHGLVFEKTGQRGVNFDWVEFGETGTLWLRLAIPYRAKVGPGGPFGIVGMATPVDEDHCMVFFWRTRHVQGWERDVWRFLYRNRLEQLHWDVLEQDRVVLEMMAPNARDHEMLYQHDAGITRVRRLLKRRAEQEVADEPVAMLKPAQASGAASHA; encoded by the coding sequence ATGGAATCGAACAAGCAAGCCCGCGCCGAAGCCCGCCTGAACACCGGCCTGCGCAACTACTGGTACCCCGTCGCCGCCTCGTGGGCGGTATCGCGCGCCCCCATCGGCATCACCCGCCTGAGCCAGAACATCGTGCTGTGGCGCGACGGCGCCGGCCAGGTTCACGCGCTGGAAGACCGCTGCCCGCACCGCGGCGCGCGCCTGTCGATGGGCTGGAACCTGGGCGACCGCGTCGCCTGCTGGTACCACGGCGTCGAAGTCGGCGGCGACGGCCAGGTCAAGAGCGTGCCGGCGGTGGAAAGCTGCCCGCTGGAAGGCCGCACCTGCGTGCGCAGCTACCCGGTGCAGGAGCAGGCCGGCGCGATCTTCCTGTGGTTCGGCGACCAGGCCCCGCAGGGCGAGGGCAGCCCCGACGAACTGCGCCTGCCGGAAGAACTGGTCAGCGACGAGCACAGCCACTTCCTGTGTGTGGCGCACTGGGACTGCAACTACCGCTACGCCATCGACAACGTTATGGACCCGATGCACGGCGCCTACCTGCACGCGGTGTCGCACTCGATGGCGTCCGGCGAAAAGTCCGCCGTGATGCAGATCCGCGAGACCGAGCACGGGCTGGTGTTCGAGAAGACCGGCCAGCGCGGTGTCAACTTCGACTGGGTCGAGTTCGGCGAGACCGGCACGTTGTGGCTGCGCCTGGCCATCCCGTACCGCGCCAAGGTCGGCCCCGGCGGCCCGTTCGGCATCGTCGGCATGGCCACGCCGGTGGATGAGGACCACTGCATGGTGTTCTTCTGGCGCACCCGCCACGTGCAGGGCTGGGAGCGCGATGTGTGGCGCTTCCTGTATCGCAACCGCCTGGAGCAGCTGCACTGGGACGTGCTGGAACAGGACCGCGTGGTGCTGGAAATGATGGCGCCGAACGCGCGCGACCACGAGATGCTGTACCAGCACGATGCCGGCATCACGCGCGTGCGCCGGCTGCTGAAGCGCCGCGCCGAGCAGGAAGTCGCCGACGAGCCGGTGGCCATGCTGAAGCCCGCGCAAGCCTCGGGAGCCGCCAGCCATGCCTGA
- a CDS encoding recombinase-like helix-turn-helix domain-containing protein, translating to MESLSYNPNLVPWERPAPNNVAGKGHIEQPGKVANIVWQTRAAAPSAYENALGDALEAAFEGGAQNPQDIVRAFNDAGFLGVDGQPWTEARFLSEMRRLGA from the coding sequence ATGGAAAGCCTCTCGTACAACCCGAACCTGGTGCCCTGGGAGCGTCCGGCGCCGAACAACGTGGCGGGCAAGGGCCATATCGAGCAACCCGGCAAGGTCGCCAACATCGTCTGGCAGACCCGCGCCGCCGCACCGAGCGCGTACGAGAACGCGCTCGGCGACGCCCTCGAAGCTGCCTTCGAAGGCGGCGCGCAGAACCCGCAGGACATCGTGCGCGCCTTCAATGACGCCGGCTTCCTCGGCGTCGACGGCCAGCCCTGGACCGAAGCGCGCTTCCTCTCCGAAATGCGCCGCCTGGGCGCCTGA
- a CDS encoding alpha/beta fold hydrolase, translating into MKQNQPQTPAEPDHGLLEALDSGFAQRVAQVEGARVAYRCGGGTGPVVVVLHGISSGAASWLPCASLLAAHARVIAWDAPGYGDSSPLPQARPLAADYARRLEGLLAVLEVQPALLVGHSLGALMAAAYAASARALPARMLLLSVAQGYGAAGKEAQASAVASQRLEALETLGIDGLAQRGPARLLGEAADAGAQAWVRWNMRRLNPDGYRQAVAMLCGDDIDAYLARRPAHLPTQIACGGRDLVTTPPACAALAERFGLPFALIPDAGHACYIDQAAATARLIRSALPAGQ; encoded by the coding sequence ATGAAACAAAATCAGCCCCAGACGCCGGCCGAACCGGACCACGGCTTGCTGGAGGCCCTCGACAGCGGGTTTGCCCAGCGCGTGGCGCAAGTGGAGGGCGCGCGCGTGGCCTACCGCTGCGGTGGCGGGACCGGGCCGGTGGTGGTGGTGCTGCACGGCATCAGCTCCGGGGCGGCGTCGTGGCTGCCTTGCGCCAGCCTGCTGGCCGCGCATGCGCGCGTGATCGCCTGGGACGCACCTGGCTACGGCGATTCCTCTCCGTTGCCGCAGGCGCGGCCGCTGGCCGCGGACTATGCGCGCCGGCTCGAGGGCCTGCTGGCGGTGCTCGAGGTGCAGCCGGCATTACTGGTCGGGCATTCGCTGGGAGCGCTGATGGCGGCCGCCTATGCCGCCTCGGCGCGCGCGCTGCCGGCCCGTATGCTGCTGCTGAGCGTGGCGCAAGGCTACGGCGCGGCCGGCAAGGAAGCGCAGGCCAGCGCGGTCGCCAGCCAGCGGCTGGAAGCGCTGGAGACGCTGGGTATCGACGGGCTGGCGCAACGCGGGCCGGCGCGGCTGCTCGGTGAAGCGGCCGATGCGGGCGCGCAGGCCTGGGTGCGCTGGAACATGCGGCGGCTGAACCCGGACGGCTACCGCCAGGCCGTGGCCATGCTGTGCGGCGACGACATCGACGCCTACCTGGCGCGACGTCCGGCGCATCTGCCGACACAGATCGCCTGCGGCGGCCGCGACCTCGTCACCACGCCGCCCGCCTGCGCGGCGCTGGCCGAGCGCTTCGGCCTGCCGTTCGCGCTGATCCCCGACGCCGGGCATGCCTGCTATATCGACCAGGCCGCCGCCACCGCGCGGCTGATCCGTTCCGCCCTGCCTGCCGGCCAGTGA
- a CDS encoding porin, producing the protein MKLARTAAALLAAFPLLASAQASPSSVTLYGVIDSGVEYVSNVGANGDGLVRMPNNTATVPSRWGIRGTEDLGGGLKGLFVLESGFSPDTGSANQGGRLFGRQALVGLSNPYGQLSFGRQYTMLFWAILDSDILGPNVYGSGSLDSYLPNTRADNAVAYKANFKGFVVGATYSFGRDAVNAGPSPAGTNCAGENPADKKACREWSAMVGYDNKTWGVIAAYDSQRGGPGAFGGLTSSNLSDDRLSLGGYMLLKNTKLGAGWIRRDNEGSPTPVSDLYYAGVSHDITPAVNLAGQVYFLNYHGSDNQAMLYALRATYSFSKRTSVYATAGFINNGGQLAMSVSGGSPGSAPRPGENQWGSMLGIKHIF; encoded by the coding sequence ATGAAACTTGCACGAACCGCCGCGGCGCTGCTTGCGGCTTTCCCCCTGCTGGCCTCGGCGCAAGCATCGCCATCGTCGGTCACGCTGTACGGCGTGATCGACAGCGGCGTCGAGTACGTGAGCAATGTCGGCGCCAACGGCGACGGCCTGGTGCGCATGCCCAACAACACCGCCACGGTGCCGTCGCGCTGGGGCATCCGCGGCACCGAAGACCTCGGCGGCGGGCTGAAGGGCCTGTTCGTGCTGGAATCGGGCTTTTCGCCCGACACCGGCAGCGCCAACCAGGGCGGCCGGCTGTTCGGGCGCCAGGCGCTGGTCGGCCTGAGCAATCCCTACGGCCAGCTGTCGTTCGGCCGCCAGTACACCATGCTGTTCTGGGCCATCCTCGACAGCGATATCCTCGGGCCCAATGTCTACGGCTCCGGCTCGCTCGACAGCTACCTGCCCAATACGCGCGCCGACAATGCGGTTGCGTACAAGGCCAATTTCAAGGGCTTCGTGGTCGGCGCCACCTACAGCTTCGGGCGCGACGCGGTCAACGCCGGGCCCAGCCCCGCCGGCACCAACTGCGCCGGCGAAAACCCCGCCGACAAGAAGGCGTGCCGCGAATGGTCGGCCATGGTCGGCTACGACAACAAGACCTGGGGCGTGATCGCGGCGTACGACTCGCAGCGCGGCGGCCCGGGCGCCTTCGGCGGCCTGACCAGCAGCAACCTGAGCGACGACCGCCTGTCGCTGGGCGGCTACATGCTGCTGAAGAACACCAAGCTCGGCGCCGGCTGGATCCGCCGCGACAACGAGGGCAGCCCGACCCCGGTCAGCGACCTGTACTACGCCGGCGTCTCGCACGACATCACGCCGGCGGTCAACCTGGCCGGGCAGGTGTATTTCCTGAACTACCACGGCAGCGACAACCAGGCCATGCTGTACGCGCTGCGCGCGACCTACAGTTTCAGCAAGCGCACCTCGGTCTATGCCACCGCGGGCTTTATCAACAACGGCGGCCAGCTGGCGATGTCGGTCAGCGGCGGCTCGCCCGGTTCCGCCCCGCGCCCGGGCGAAAACCAGTGGGGCTCGATGCTCGGCATCAAGCATATTTTCTGA
- a CDS encoding tripartite tricarboxylate transporter substrate binding protein yields the protein MKSARRHLLATLAAATLAPAALFGAGSALAQGSYPSKTVTIVVAYPAGGDVDVLARMLAEKLAPRLKQSVVVENRTGAAGTIGSAYVARANPDGHTLLLAPNTVAIAPLVLRAGTGASYDVQQDFTPISQIGTQSLFVVVNKGTGITKVSDLVARAKAGKVETYATPGNGSPMHIMGELFNKSAGIKISQVPYRGLAPAIVDVIGGQVPVTYVTYGAISQYVGNGSLVPLAVADQKRSPFAPNVPTLAELGYKDVEIGAWQALLGPKNMPAEVVRTLNAHVNEILKMPDVVARMATIAVTPSGGEPAVLSKLIAADTARYTRVVKEFGIQAD from the coding sequence ATGAAGTCTGCACGACGCCACCTCCTGGCCACGCTGGCCGCCGCCACGCTCGCTCCCGCCGCGCTGTTCGGCGCCGGCAGCGCGCTGGCCCAGGGTTCGTACCCGAGCAAGACCGTCACCATCGTCGTCGCCTACCCCGCCGGCGGCGACGTCGACGTGCTGGCGCGCATGCTGGCCGAAAAGCTGGCCCCGCGCCTGAAGCAGTCCGTGGTGGTGGAAAACCGCACCGGCGCCGCCGGCACCATCGGCAGCGCCTACGTCGCGCGCGCCAACCCGGACGGCCACACGCTGCTGCTCGCGCCCAACACCGTCGCGATCGCGCCGCTGGTGCTGCGCGCCGGCACCGGCGCCAGTTACGACGTGCAGCAGGACTTCACGCCGATCAGCCAGATCGGCACGCAGTCGCTGTTCGTGGTGGTCAACAAGGGCACCGGCATCACCAAGGTCAGCGACCTGGTGGCGCGCGCCAAGGCCGGCAAGGTCGAGACCTATGCCACCCCGGGCAACGGCTCGCCGATGCACATCATGGGCGAGCTGTTCAACAAGTCCGCCGGCATCAAGATCAGCCAGGTGCCGTACCGTGGCCTGGCGCCGGCCATCGTCGACGTGATCGGCGGCCAGGTGCCGGTCACCTACGTCACCTACGGCGCGATCTCGCAGTACGTCGGCAACGGCAGCCTGGTGCCGCTGGCGGTCGCCGACCAGAAGCGCTCGCCGTTCGCGCCCAACGTGCCGACGCTGGCCGAACTGGGCTACAAGGATGTCGAGATCGGTGCGTGGCAGGCGCTGCTGGGACCGAAGAACATGCCGGCCGAGGTGGTGCGCACGCTCAATGCGCACGTCAACGAGATCCTGAAGATGCCCGACGTGGTCGCGCGCATGGCGACCATCGCGGTCACGCCTTCGGGCGGCGAGCCTGCCGTGCTGAGCAAGCTGATCGCCGCCGACACGGCCCGCTACACCAGGGTCGTGAAGGAGTTCGGCATCCAGGCCGACTGA
- a CDS encoding DUF421 domain-containing protein, whose amino-acid sequence MDFSFDWREALFFSISPLEIIVRGTVMYWSLFVLFRFVVRRDIGSMGIADLLLIVIVADAAQNGMAGKGEGVADAVLLVITLIAWNRLIDFLSYKYPAFQRFAEAKKVLLVRDGVKLQENMRRENITDEELEAKYRQHGVDSIDGVKALYLEADGKVSVIKKE is encoded by the coding sequence ATGGACTTTTCGTTCGACTGGCGCGAAGCGCTCTTCTTCAGCATCTCTCCGCTCGAAATCATCGTGCGCGGCACGGTGATGTACTGGTCGCTGTTCGTGCTGTTCCGCTTCGTGGTGCGGCGCGACATCGGCTCGATGGGCATCGCCGACCTGCTGCTGATCGTGATCGTCGCCGACGCGGCGCAGAACGGCATGGCCGGCAAGGGCGAAGGTGTCGCCGACGCGGTGCTGCTGGTGATCACGCTGATCGCCTGGAACCGGCTGATCGACTTCCTCTCCTACAAGTACCCGGCCTTCCAGCGCTTCGCCGAAGCCAAGAAGGTGCTGCTGGTGCGCGACGGGGTCAAGCTGCAAGAGAACATGCGGCGGGAGAACATCACCGACGAAGAACTCGAAGCCAAGTACCGCCAGCATGGCGTCGATTCGATCGACGGCGTCAAGGCGCTCTACCTGGAAGCCGACGGCAAGGTCAGCGTGATCAAGAAGGAGTAG